The following DNA comes from Maylandia zebra isolate NMK-2024a linkage group LG6, Mzebra_GT3a, whole genome shotgun sequence.
AGAAGAGGAAGCAAACGCAACGGACGCAACAAGAGTAGAAGAGGTGGTAAACGTAGAGGGAAATGGGGGATGGCATGGTTAAGGTAAAACAGGTCTGTCATAGCCTTAAACTCTGACAAGTAACCCAGTGAAGCTAGGAAGATCCTCTGAGAAACTgcattatttttccttttcatagatttagttgttgttttttatgctAGCATAACTCTCATTTTTTGGCCTTTATAAACAAAATAACTTGCTTTCGAACTTGTCAGTGAGTTAATATGATCATGTCCCATGTGACCTGCTGTTTAAACCTTCAAGGAGCTGCCAgaaaatgttggtttaaaaaaagaataaaatacatttgaaaataataaaaagaaacatgacaCTAGAAATTTAAAGAATATGTCCACTTTAAGAATTTTACAACCTTTTACTGATTTAATGAGCTTTTGTGAAACATTCTTACAGATCTGTGGTAGGAGCAATCAACTTGAAACTTTTGTCTTGAATCATGAATTGGAGTCACAAAACAGGGACTTTAAAGAGATTTGACTACTATTTCATTTAGTCAAAGATTAAACATTATCAAAACTTTAATGTTCTGCTCTTCCTGATTAAAGCTTGGCTTGGCATGCATTCTGGTCTCTGTGTCAATCATTTGGAAACTCCTGTGTTATGGTACTATTAGACTTGCTTTGATAAATAAAGGACTGCACTTTCTGTATATCCTGAAACCAAATTCTCTGAACTATTACTCATGACATTTAAAGTTATGTGTTCAATGAACAGGATAGTGCATTGCATATAACATTTAGCCATTTTATATATGTTTTCTGTTAAAGCTATTTTATCAAAATATTACTCCTCAGTCACTACAgtttgtactgacattactgtttcactttttatttctttttttagatgGACATTGTTCAGGTGAAATAGGCCAGCTAATCAGTAAAAATGGATAGTCAGACTGCAATGTGATTCAAATGAATTGAATCAATGTCTAAATGCTCTTGATTTAATAATTCTGCAGCATTgcttttaaaatgcattaaagatttaaataaataacacattttaaaaaacatgggATATTTCAGgccatttaaaaaatgtctatattttctctttttttcttctcttttggtCTCTCTTGACAGTCTCTCTGTAAAGAGCTCTTATCTTCTTTTCTAACTAACTGTAGATTTGTCCCTTCTTTTGCTGACACCCTTTCTAGCTCCTTGTTGCTTTCTGAAATTCTTCTCCAGTCTTTGTTCCTTTCTTTTAGACATATTGTCTGTAGTTACTAGTTTAACTTTAGTTTGGTATATATTACATAAGCATGCCTGTTTCACCTTTTCCCTTCTCAGTGAACATGGGCTCATATGTGCACGACTATGTTCATATGTGCATAATACTCCTATTTGTGcttatgcacacacaaatgtaGAAATCTTTTCAAATCCACACTAATGCGCACTGTGAAAACATCTGATAAAACTCAGCATGTTGCTCGTTTTAACATAAATCAATTGCTTCATTTTATCTGGTAAATTGGCCTTGTAACTGCAAATGATTTTTCACAATTTGTCTAGCAAAGTTTCTGATGTTCGCTTTAAGAGGCTTGGATGAAACGATACATGTCAAGCGCTGCCGTCGGAATCTGCAACTACAAGTCCCACAATGCCGTGTTGTACTGCAATTCATGTGACCACAAGAGCAAACATGGCGGAAGTAGACGCGATGAAGTCTCTGAGCAGCTTGTTAAATGGAATCGCACAGAAAGTATATTACAACAACAGCGAGATCACAGAGGAGCTGCTGAAAAGCGAGCTCTACCCCGAGATGTCGCCAGACGAGTTCACAGCGTTGCACGACAAAATGAAAGGCCTTTTAAAGGTAATGCAACACGGCACCCTGCACTACTGATGATCCTGATGCTGAAGTGGCAGTCGAGACCAAGCAATTCTGCTCTTTTCACTAATATTCACTTCAGTTTAGGAGAAAGGGTTGCGTCTGCGTGATAGTGCATGCTTGTGCCCATGCAGAAATGCACAACacgcaaacaaacacacattaatGAGAGGCACCGTGAGAATATCTGTTAAAACGCAACTCAGAACATTGTCCGAATGTTTCTCTCTTAAAAGAGCGGCCGAACGAAGAAGTCTTCATGAACACATCTGTCAAATGAACTGTCTTTCTTTTTATGGATGAGTGTCGCCATGTTTGGACTCCCAGCATTTAAAGTCAGCTTTCTGTAGTTTCTGCTATTTCAGTACTTTGGCCTTGGGTTGCTTCCAGTACAAGTGAAGCAATGATTGAGTCAAATGGGTTGCTTGCCTCATTGCCAGGAAGAAATTGGAAATTATTCTTTTATGTACAAGGCAACATAAGGCTAACCTATGTTGGGGGTAGGGGATGTCAGCTccttagtgtgtgaatgtgtgcgtgaatgggtgaaaAAGAATAATCATAAAAGAATAATTTCCAAtttggatatgtaaagcgctttggggtccttagggactagtaaaagcgcaaTATATACTAATGTgacacattagtatatgtgagggggcaaactcctcaagatgggtagTGACCATGGTGgacatttagaagtcggccatcttggatacaacttttgttttttcaataggaagagggtcatgtgacacatcaaacctattggtaatgtcacaagaaaaacaatggtgtgcttggtttcaacgtaacttgaaaccatcacttttgttgctccaacagtcttggagggatccatccaatgtgggttagtgtcagaccaatagcggtgttttgtttgttaacttcaccattcacataaaagtttgcctcatcactgaacaaaatcttctgcgtgaactgagggtcctgttccaatttgtgttttgcccattctgcaaattctgtgcgccgatctgggtcatcctcgctaagatgctgcagtagctggagtttgtaagggtgccatttgtgagtagctaatatccgccgaagggatgttcaactaatgccactctccagtgacatgtggcgagtgctacgctgtgggctcttgctgaatgaagctgggacagccactgatgttactttattagtgacagttttcttgcatccacatttaggcaaatccaacactgaaccagtttcacgaaagttagcaagcagtttgctaactgtagcatgggagatgggtgctctcgtagggtgtcttgcattgaaatctgctgcaatgactcGGTTaatgcgttcaccagatatcaacacaatttcgatctgcTCCTCACgcgttaacctcttcgacatgtcaatggctgtgaacaaagagaaacttgtaaataactcaaagaataaagttacgttgaaaccaagcacaccattgtttttcttgtgacattaccaataagttaaatgtgtcacatggccctcttcctattgaaaaaacaaaagttgtatccaagatggccgacttcttgTTATACTGACAGACAGAACCTAGAGAACAGTCTGTAGATGTgtaaagctggtagagacagaccctaaaagactggcagctgtaattgcagcaaaaggtggttctacaaagtattgactcagggggctgaataattacacacaccccactttgcagttatttatttgtaaacaatgtttggaatcatgtatgattttcgttccacttctcaagtgtgcaccactttgtgttggtctttcctgtggaattccaataaaattgattcatgtttgtggctgtaatgtgacaaaatgtggaaaaattcaagtttgcaagccactgtaacaGCCGTGATAAAATATCTCAAAAAATCTCATAAAAATGCTGTTTAAACAGACTTACTACTTATAACTTTAAATGTTATTATGtcactctttcttttttcttttcctccttttccttcTATGTTTTTATCAATGGATTTTTGTTTGACTAGTgtctttaaatacatttaatgtttttactcCATGCTAGGCAGAAATATTCCATTAAATAACAGCTTAACACATTGTTTTCAGATAAAATAGCTAAATCCTGACTGGACTGTCTTAAATTTGAaagaatttaaaacatttaaaatgtattattatttttgtaatgTTTAAGGTAAGGGTGACAAACCATTTACTGGTTTGTAATTTTTCCACTGGTTCTTCTCTTTTGTCAATAGGGGGCAGCACTAACATGAATATCCTACTCAGTACCTACAATgcccaaaatatatatatattttttttttgttgtggaggagttggggttttttttggaaacaaatgaaGTGCCTGTGAAAGGTATTTTTTGGGGCAGATTTGCCCAAACAGGGAAAATACAAATGTCAAAAGTACAGACTGTCTGAATGTATAGAAAGACCGAATACACTGTCCAGTTAAAATGCACCCACTTTGGTTACATGAGGCTTCCAAATAAATGTCATGGGGAAAATACTTCTTGTTTTGGAAACAGTaaaggtaaaaagaaagtacacaCTCTTTAAGTTCTAATTTTATATCAAgtcataataaaaaataaaccggTCCTTAAAAAGTCTTAAAATGAAGCAAAGTATTTATCAATATTAGTAGTATTATATAAGTATTAAAGTAAACTGCTTGCCTTTTCATAAAAGTCACCACACGACACTGCTGTAGCGATATGATTACAAGACATTAGAGCTCCAGGTTTGTTGAATTTCATCGTCCTCTTTTCTGCATCTCTCAGTCCATCGCCACAGCAGACATGGACCATGCCCAGCTGGAGGCCTTCCTCACAGCTAAGACCAAGAAACAAGGTGGTGGTGGCTTGAGCGCTGAACAGGCCGCTGCACTCTCTCGTTTCTGGAAGAGCCAACGAGTTCGAGTTAAGGAAAGTTTGGTGGCTCATAGCCGCTGGGAGCCCAGCCTCAGGGGCCTTTCCTGGAGAGTGGATCTCCAGGCTGCAGCCAGCAGACGGGGAACAGCTCACAGCGGCCCAGTCGCCCTGGTGGAGCTCGAGCTCGGCAGAACAGGACAAGTAAGCTATAGttccagtttctttttttttttctttgacgcAAACTATCATTCTTAGCTTCCAAGGATGTAGTGAGGTGCTAATTTACGTTCgcctgttttcatttttgttaaaaataaatgtgccACCATAATTAAAACTATAAAGTATCCTAAATGACTTTTCTAATAGTACAATCCCATTATCTCCAAAAgtttattctgttcatctggacgtagcgttttcagtgggagaaacgtttcgtcactcatccaggtgacttcttcagtctcagctgactgcaggtttccccaaccttataaacagtacatttgcataatgactgaaaccagcccggAAGGACAGTTCCTTCATCGTAATtgtgcaaattctcatgaccactgatcaaagcccactgatcaatggccatgagtaccatttaCAGAGAGTTGGAGattggctgcaatcacagcattgtaagatggtgaaagatgtatccctagtgggctggtttcatgcatcaagacatacaATCACATTAGAAAGACCAAAAATTTTATATATGCCGATTAATTATGCTTCAGGATTTGAGTTTGTGGATGTTTGACAGTATTTTCTCAAAGCAGAGCTGGAGCACAAATGATCATATTTTGAAAATTACATTAGCTCAAGGGGAAAAGTGAGGGCTATAATATGTTACAAAGGACTGAAACACTATTAAGATGCCTTTAGTAGCCTGAAATCATTAGAGATATAAATATAGGTATACTGAGTCTCAGACGCCACACAGAAAGACTCTAgactggattcaaacccaggaacTTCTTGTTGTGGGGTATGGTACTAACCACCGCACCGCTTCTTTACTGCAGCACTCCACACATTTATGAGTTTATTGCTAGCAGTTCAAATGGACATGTAAGCGCATTTACACATCATAAAGCCAGGGGAGAGTCATGAATTGTTTTGGCCTTTCGATATGGGTGGGACGTAACTATACTCTGTCCAGTAGAGTTTGACAGCAATAGCTTTGTCATTTActgttatgcaacatcaacTCTAAGTACCCATTTATGATTTGACTGATATCCATTCCATAACTGGTTCTGTAACCTTTGGGGTGAAACGGAGAGGCCATTATGGAACTAACCTCATGGTGGTGTCATTCTGTCTAATTAACTACAGCTGAAAGAGCAGGTTTCAGTGTGGCCGTACTTTAGTGAGCCTCAGTCCCATGAGAGGTTTAAATTTACTCTGTGCCCTGAACAGTTTTAGAGCTGAAAAAAAGTTCTGTAAAAGTGGTAATATTAGCTTACCTTTGTAGTGTATTCAAATGTATATTCAGATTTAGGAGAAGGAGCATTGCCTTCTTTAAATTTTGGATCACTGTTGGATATTTGCTTTTTAAACAATTCAATATtgtaataatagaaaaaaaatccccaaatcTATACTGCCACAGGCACTTCTACCTCTACATAAAGAGACTGTAAAGAATTTAAAAGTTGGATCATGTCTATGGCCTTGATTTTTTGCCTCTGATTGATTTAAGCTGTTGTTGCTTTGTGAAGAAATCCATTTGTCAGTAAAAGTCATAGGAAATCACATTTACGTTGCTATGAGCCCACatgaccgtgtgtgtgtgtgtgtgtgtgtgtgtgtgtgtgtgtgtgtgtgtgtgtgtgtgtgtgtgtgtgtgtgtgtgtgtgtgtgtgtgtgtgtgtgtgtgtgtgtgtgtgtaatcagCAATGTCCAGACTACCAGGATTTCTGGTCCTCTGAGTTTCTGCAACATATACATTATATACTGCATGTATATAATGCAGTATATACATGCAGCTGCATTTTTACGTGCAGCTATGATTCTTCTACCTGCAAGAACTATTACTGTTTTATCATGAAGTACCCTTGTAGTTCTAGTTCTTGTCACATTTGGAACCAAACTAGGTATGCTATATGTCCTCATGGATGTACAGACTGCAGTCAAATAATTGCTTTAGCACCATACAAAGCTGATATTAATGTGTAGAGTTGATGCTGGTGTCATTTCCTATGACTTGCTGTCTGATTTAGAATGCATAATGACCTGACAGGAAGTGGCTCAGTCAACCATGGTGTAAATGCCAAAGCCTGCATGActgtttttcatatattttggaTACAGAATGAAACATAGTTTAAGATGACTTAATGTGCTGTACCGCTGAGCAGCTGCTGACACTGAGGAGTCTATTCTTTTTGgtgtatttttttctgcagGTTCCTTAGCTCAGAGAAAGCAGATCGGCAGACCAGAGCAGCACATACTCTCAATGTGCACAATGCCACTGAACTACTGTTCAGCAGTATTATTGCCCCATTCAAGTCAATTTAAATGTAGCTAATAAAAGCTCAAAGGCTGAGGAAGAAGGTGGAGGAGACTGGTAACTGGTGAAATGAATTGCTAAGGTGTCTTTCAAGTCTTGAATCCCAGAAAAGGCCTAATGATAGGATGCCCATCATCACTGCAGAATCCCctgtttttcttcagcttcacaCTAGGAATTAAACCaaagtttttctatttttatccgCAATCACTGAATGATGCGCAGGGAATATTATATTGCTTCCTTCAGTAATTATTTATTGATTAAGAAGTAGACTGAATCATTGTTTtggaaaataatatttaaattctTTTTGGAAATATCGTTAGTTGCTGACCCATTATGTTCAATCCGTTCACTGGCCTCTAACACCtctgttcttttgtctttctcAGGACTCAGAGTTTGTGTGTCTGGAGTTTGATGAAACCAAAGTCAATCAAGTGTTGAAGAAGATGGCTGACATCCAGGAGAGCATTGACAGAATTGTTCACAGTACCTGAAAGTACTTCCTGAAAGTTTATCTCAAacagcagagacagaaagatAACTGTGACTAAGAGTGCTGTGTTGAGGCAAAGTTTTTCCACTTGCTCACAGATTTATCAGAAATGAAAGTGGTGTGTACGTGTACAGATATACACACCACTATCAATTCTAGTAGATAATACTTGTGGTCGTCCTCTGAGAATAAGTGGTCATTAAAGAAGAACTATTCCTCTTTTTGCAATATAGTTTGCAAAGCTTTGGGATTCTGGGATTATGAGAAATAAGAAATGCGATGAAACTAAAGTGAACAAAAGCAATGTATTACAATATAATTGTAGATATTGTAAAACTAAATAAGAAGTATCCCACGtgtaattgtttttttattattattaaaagggACAGAAAgattaagttgttttttttgtttgtttttactattaatattttttttaatctctatcTCCTTCAGCATCACCTTCATGGCCATAGTGTTGGATAAAACTGTGTTTAAACTACATGTGAAGTAATAATTGGAAACTCTTTCAACTGTCTACAGCCTGACAAAACTAAAtcagaaatgtgcaaatttCATTAGCCAGATTCAGGTATCAAATTAGGGTATTATTACATTCAGTTGTTTGTATGAACATGCTAACTGTATCTGGTAGCAAGGAACATATTTCCCAAACAGTAATTAGCTAAAAAATCATAACTAATGCTAATCGTGACATCTTCAGTTAAAATGACTAAAGTAGATTTTTAATTcatgtaaaataaattacatgGGGTGTATCCTACCAGTGAccggacaaagctggactgaaagacggcacagaggcactaatcatggcagcacaagaacaagctctgagcacaagatcaatagaggctggggtctatcacaccaggcaagaccccaggtgcaggctgtgtaaagatgcacgtgagacaatccagcacataacagcagggtgcaagatgctagcaggcagggtaTACATGGAACACCATAATCTAGTGggcggcatagtgtacaggaacatctgtgggacttccaggtaCAGACGGACATAAATGGTGGTGGGTAACCAACTGGACATAGTAGTGGTAGACAAGCAAaggaagacggccgtagtgatggATGTAGCGATACCGAacgacagcaacatcaggaagaaggaacacgagaagctggagaagtaccaGGGTCTCAGAGAAGATATGGAAGGTGAAgataacagtggtcccagtggtaatcggagcactaggtgcagtgacccctgagctcccaggcctctggtagaggacccaagcTTGAAGAACAAAGactaatatatatacacacacacacacacacacacacacacacacacacacacacacacacggatagTAATCAGACTCTTATCATATGATGTTAGATAAGCACAGAACAGTCCAAAGGTAAAGGGGGAAGTCTGTTACACAGATAAGCActgcacaatttttttttcctcaagcaAATAAAAGAAGTTTAGGTTACTTTAAGGCAGTGGTAATAAACTTCAGCCCCGTACATTCTTGGTGTTTCATTAACtcttaagaggaaaaaaacct
Coding sequences within:
- the commd1 gene encoding COMM domain-containing protein 1, whose protein sequence is MAEVDAMKSLSSLLNGIAQKVYYNNSEITEELLKSELYPEMSPDEFTALHDKMKGLLKSIATADMDHAQLEAFLTAKTKKQGGGGLSAEQAAALSRFWKSQRVRVKESLVAHSRWEPSLRGLSWRVDLQAAASRRGTAHSGPVALVELELGRTGQDSEFVCLEFDETKVNQVLKKMADIQESIDRIVHST